One stretch of Lacrimispora sphenoides DNA includes these proteins:
- a CDS encoding sugar phosphate isomerase/epimerase family protein: MWDGILLSGFADEIDMDLGKQIEVLKKLDIHHVEMRGVNGKGLVEYSINEAKEIKKQLDEAGIRLSSVGSPIGKIKITDDFAPHMELYKHTVEIAHLMDVTYIRMFSFFMPENESYTPYRGKVMDQLGQFVDYAKTSQAVLLHENEKDIYGDVADRCLKIMKEFYGDHFKAVFDFANFVQCKQDTLEAYEMLKPYIAYIHVKDALWSDASVVPAGMGDGHVEEILKMLKNCGYKGYLSLEPHLSDFAGFSALEQNAANKKKLSGEEAYTMAYESLKKILESI, translated from the coding sequence ATGTGGGATGGTATTCTATTATCTGGTTTTGCAGATGAAATCGATATGGATTTAGGAAAACAGATTGAAGTATTAAAGAAGCTTGATATTCATCATGTAGAGATGCGGGGCGTTAACGGCAAGGGCCTGGTCGAGTATTCGATCAATGAAGCAAAGGAAATCAAAAAGCAGCTTGATGAGGCAGGCATCCGTTTATCTTCCGTTGGTTCTCCTATTGGAAAAATAAAAATTACCGATGATTTTGCCCCTCACATGGAGCTTTACAAGCATACGGTGGAAATCGCCCATTTGATGGATGTTACATACATCCGTATGTTCAGCTTCTTCATGCCAGAAAATGAAAGCTATACTCCTTACCGGGGAAAGGTCATGGATCAGCTGGGACAGTTTGTTGATTACGCAAAGACCAGCCAGGCCGTGCTTCTTCATGAGAATGAAAAGGATATTTACGGAGATGTGGCAGACCGCTGCCTGAAAATCATGAAGGAATTCTATGGGGATCATTTTAAGGCAGTCTTTGACTTTGCAAATTTTGTTCAGTGCAAGCAGGATACTCTGGAAGCTTATGAGATGTTAAAGCCCTACATTGCCTATATCCATGTAAAGGATGCCCTGTGGTCTGATGCCAGTGTGGTTCCGGCAGGCATGGGAGACGGACATGTGGAAGAAATCTTAAAAATGCTCAAAAACTGTGGATATAAGGGATATTTATCTCTGGAACCTCATTTAAGCGATTTTGCAGGATTCAGCGCTTTGGAGCAGAATGCAGCAAATAAGAAAAAATTGAGCGGAGAAGAGGCCTACACCATGGCCTATGAGTCACTTAAGAAAATACTTGAATCAATTTAA